One segment of Natronosalvus halobius DNA contains the following:
- a CDS encoding family 20 glycosylhydrolase: protein MTATELRVVPRPRRVQATSGTVRFEPPFTLATGADVPPAIGSLFETLLERETNAPVRRGTDDADVELRLEDAPTNTPAEAFDDPEGYVLKADADAGTVSIRAATADGLRHGCQTFVTGISRGGEGDGYEQWTLPACEIHDWPESSWREFMLDPARGFLPVEQVKRRIDQAARAKYNRLHLHLINDEGCALQSTNYPKLNQDADGTPLPAYSPEDVDELVAYAADRGIDIVPEIDVPAHAGHLLERYPKLRCTVQDGEPADRTICIGSEETVEFVETLFEEVIERFPFEYVHVGGDEWEMQGYSWNECVDCQAKMAADGSETDTEHFYAFVRHLHDFLAQHDRRTIVWNDQIDISASPDLPRDLLIHFWRVAAPDRGPVEGCSLERFLEEGFDVINSYVHAAYVRGWITEDYVLGWAPRRRPTVPEERAHQIRGGGLLAWEPSDETERAYFERALPSAMPIFADRLWNSTSVDDRDAYSRTVTRHALGPFVPSDFDVYSELGGLILPTWWKRPSGTLLAHVNSSLGDRTPERAKANYRSAVETLAELRAADQTVYPETASTYESSLGWLIEVAERDGRGVIDRP from the coding sequence ATGACAGCGACCGAGCTCCGCGTCGTTCCTCGACCGCGTCGCGTCCAGGCGACGAGCGGAACCGTGCGATTCGAACCACCGTTTACGCTCGCCACGGGGGCGGACGTCCCCCCTGCCATCGGGTCCCTGTTCGAGACGCTCCTCGAGCGGGAGACGAACGCCCCGGTACGGCGAGGCACTGACGACGCGGACGTCGAACTACGTCTCGAGGACGCGCCCACCAACACACCCGCCGAGGCGTTCGACGATCCGGAGGGATACGTCCTCAAGGCGGACGCAGACGCAGGGACGGTATCGATTCGAGCCGCGACCGCCGATGGCCTCCGACACGGCTGCCAGACGTTCGTGACCGGAATTTCACGAGGCGGTGAGGGCGACGGGTACGAGCAGTGGACCCTGCCCGCCTGTGAAATCCACGACTGGCCGGAGTCGTCCTGGCGCGAGTTCATGCTCGACCCGGCCCGCGGCTTTCTCCCGGTCGAGCAGGTGAAACGACGGATCGACCAGGCCGCCCGGGCGAAGTACAACCGACTCCACCTCCACCTGATCAACGACGAGGGTTGTGCCCTCCAGTCCACGAACTACCCCAAACTGAACCAGGATGCGGACGGCACACCCCTCCCCGCGTACTCGCCCGAGGACGTCGACGAACTCGTCGCGTACGCAGCCGACCGGGGAATCGACATCGTTCCCGAGATAGACGTTCCGGCCCACGCCGGCCACCTCCTCGAGCGGTACCCCAAACTCAGGTGTACCGTCCAGGACGGCGAGCCCGCCGACCGGACGATCTGTATCGGGTCCGAGGAGACCGTCGAGTTCGTCGAGACGCTATTCGAGGAGGTAATCGAGCGGTTCCCATTCGAGTACGTCCACGTCGGCGGCGACGAGTGGGAGATGCAGGGGTACTCCTGGAACGAGTGCGTCGATTGCCAGGCGAAGATGGCCGCGGACGGCTCAGAGACGGACACCGAACACTTCTACGCGTTCGTTCGTCACCTCCACGACTTCCTCGCCCAGCACGATCGCCGGACGATCGTCTGGAACGACCAGATCGACATCTCGGCGTCGCCCGACCTCCCCCGGGACCTGCTGATTCACTTCTGGCGCGTCGCAGCGCCCGACCGGGGTCCGGTCGAGGGGTGTAGCCTGGAACGGTTCCTCGAGGAGGGGTTCGACGTGATCAACTCGTACGTCCACGCGGCCTACGTTCGGGGATGGATCACGGAGGACTACGTGCTCGGGTGGGCGCCCAGGCGTCGACCGACGGTGCCCGAGGAGCGAGCCCACCAGATCCGTGGCGGCGGACTGCTCGCGTGGGAACCGTCCGACGAGACGGAACGGGCGTACTTCGAGCGGGCGCTCCCGTCGGCGATGCCGATCTTCGCGGATCGACTCTGGAACTCGACGAGCGTCGACGACCGGGATGCGTACTCGCGGACTGTAACCCGACACGCGCTGGGTCCGTTCGTCCCGTCGGACTTCGACGTCTATAGCGAACTCGGCGGATTGATTCTGCCAACGTGGTGGAAACGTCCGTCCGGAACGCTGCTCGCGCACGTGAACAGTTCGCTCGGAGACCGAACGCCCGAACGAGCGAAAGCGAACTACCGATCAGCGGTCGAAACGCTCGCTGAACTGCGGGCGGCCGATCAGACGGTCTACCCCGAAACTGCATCGACGTACGAATCGTCACTCGGGTGGCTGATAGAGGTCGCCGAGCGAGATGGTCGGGGCGTCATCGATCGGCCTTGA
- a CDS encoding SDR family NAD(P)-dependent oxidoreductase: MSGLLADETVIVTGGTRGIGRAIVDRFAAEGANLVVSSRSDDDVTTVAEELRTEHGVDAVGVPCDVTNADEIEVLVDATLERFGEIDALVSNAGGSINDDNLHRIDEEAWDRTVELNLKSLFLVAREVLPPMVESGGGSIVHMSSVNGLDGIGQIAYSSARSGVVGLSRLIATQYGRHGVRSNVVCPGTIETDRRSGQMDTTGESRASDEHDGEWTQRDQWIDQYPTGRFGRPEEVADATLFLASDMSSFVNGTHLVVDGGLTAGLDWSFQQQIFGSDETPTRPSKR; the protein is encoded by the coding sequence ATGTCGGGACTACTCGCAGACGAGACGGTGATCGTCACCGGCGGAACCCGCGGAATCGGACGGGCCATCGTCGACCGATTCGCGGCAGAGGGAGCCAACCTGGTCGTCTCCTCGCGCAGCGACGACGACGTGACGACCGTCGCGGAGGAACTTCGCACGGAGCACGGCGTCGACGCCGTCGGCGTCCCCTGTGACGTCACGAACGCCGACGAGATCGAGGTGCTGGTCGACGCGACTCTCGAGCGATTCGGCGAAATCGACGCCCTCGTAAGCAACGCCGGTGGCTCGATCAACGACGACAACCTCCATCGAATCGACGAGGAGGCCTGGGATCGCACCGTCGAACTCAACCTGAAGTCGCTCTTCCTGGTCGCTCGGGAGGTGCTCCCCCCGATGGTCGAGAGCGGCGGCGGCTCGATCGTTCACATGTCCTCGGTCAACGGCCTGGACGGAATCGGTCAGATCGCCTATTCCTCCGCCCGGAGCGGCGTCGTCGGCCTCTCGCGACTCATCGCGACGCAGTACGGCCGCCACGGCGTTCGATCGAACGTCGTCTGCCCAGGGACCATCGAGACCGACCGACGAAGCGGGCAGATGGACACAACCGGCGAGAGCCGCGCGTCGGACGAACACGACGGCGAGTGGACCCAACGCGACCAGTGGATCGACCAGTACCCGACCGGCCGATTCGGCCGGCCGGAGGAGGTTGCCGACGCGACCCTCTTTCTCGCTTCGGACATGTCTTCGTTCGTCAATGGCACGCACCTCGTCGTCGACGGCGGACTCACCGCCGGGCTGGACTGGAGCTTCCAGCAGCAAATCTTCGGGAGCGACGAAACGCCGACGCGACCGAGCAAGCGGTAG
- a CDS encoding sugar phosphate isomerase/epimerase family protein, with protein sequence MAIQSALFSKVLRDRSLEEAVDLTAEIGYDGFEPMCRAPHLAVDRSTDEVADLRERLDDHDLDVPCLATYTGAYVGTSRSECEAQVEALERFLEFATLLDCDFVRHNPGGPAPWKATDQDVETAATWYQRAADRAAAHGVTLLIEIHARWLSETISGTEQLLSAIDRDNVGVIHDAGNMFLVGEAYGAESVDRLGDDLRHVHVKDEQLIADGDNRGNGNENENENEDGDGDGDAHGAFRLETADGLRTYRPRRLGEGEVDHAPLFEALVAAEYDGFVTAECSVPQDEPADDDAIATHELEQLTTLIDNAN encoded by the coding sequence ATGGCGATCCAATCAGCCCTGTTCAGCAAGGTTCTGCGCGACCGGAGCCTCGAGGAGGCCGTCGATCTTACGGCCGAAATCGGCTACGACGGGTTCGAACCGATGTGCCGGGCCCCCCACCTCGCCGTCGACCGGTCGACCGACGAGGTTGCTGACCTCCGGGAACGGCTCGACGATCACGACCTCGACGTCCCGTGTCTCGCGACCTACACGGGTGCGTACGTCGGCACGTCCCGATCCGAGTGTGAGGCCCAGGTCGAAGCGCTCGAACGATTCCTCGAGTTCGCGACCCTGCTCGACTGCGACTTCGTTCGGCACAATCCCGGCGGGCCGGCCCCGTGGAAGGCGACCGATCAGGATGTCGAGACGGCTGCGACGTGGTACCAGCGGGCCGCGGATCGGGCTGCAGCGCACGGCGTCACTCTCTTGATCGAAATCCACGCCCGCTGGCTCTCCGAGACGATTTCGGGTACGGAGCAACTGCTGTCGGCCATCGACCGGGACAATGTAGGCGTCATCCACGACGCCGGAAACATGTTCCTCGTCGGCGAGGCGTACGGTGCCGAATCGGTCGACCGACTGGGCGACGACCTGCGCCACGTCCACGTCAAGGACGAGCAACTCATCGCCGACGGGGACAACAGGGGGAACGGGAACGAGAACGAGAACGAGAACGAAGACGGGGACGGAGACGGGGACGCCCACGGCGCGTTCCGCCTCGAGACCGCCGACGGCCTGCGGACGTATCGACCCCGCCGACTCGGCGAGGGTGAGGTCGATCACGCGCCCCTGTTCGAGGCGCTGGTCGCGGCCGAATACGACGGGTTCGTCACCGCCGAGTGTAGCGTTCCCCAGGACGAACCCGCCGACGACGACGCGATTGCAACGCACGAACTCGAACAACTCACGACGCTCATCGACAATGCCAACTGA
- a CDS encoding GNAT family N-acetyltransferase has product MTDADGPRLATPEEFSEMMGLLDRNFAYERGGMQASLPFAYNPDHSDHHAIIVQDDRIVSHIGAVPQTLSTGVDGETVECWGIGGVATDKRYRGNGYMSELLEFWFDRMADEDVPLSDLSGNRQRYAHFGYENVGTEYQYKLTERSFDGDVTASEAVVGYDADAHLETLHEIHEAEPYRVVRDLDETRTVLGQRDLETFVYVGDGGDDGTDGGDGSDDEGYGGEDVGQGGYGGAGDPAYVSLTRTSRSRTVEEFGGSERGLETLLSHVLALLDLNDLTARVPPWHPLEPVFSGHSRFWTARPHRKFRINDLQAVLEAFEGQLEERWLESGRSDEGSVELAIAGEQSVRIVYGPDGVSVEPGSDGLEPDVECERTTMSSLLFGMHDRCAHLRAGDPLLETALPLRFFVWASEHV; this is encoded by the coding sequence ATGACTGACGCCGACGGCCCGCGACTCGCGACCCCGGAGGAGTTCTCGGAGATGATGGGCCTCCTCGATCGCAACTTCGCCTACGAGCGCGGCGGGATGCAGGCCAGCCTCCCGTTCGCGTACAACCCGGATCACAGTGACCACCACGCGATCATCGTCCAGGACGACCGGATCGTGAGTCACATCGGCGCGGTCCCCCAGACCCTCTCGACCGGCGTCGACGGCGAGACGGTCGAGTGCTGGGGAATCGGCGGCGTCGCCACCGACAAACGGTACCGCGGCAACGGCTACATGAGCGAGTTGCTCGAGTTCTGGTTCGACCGGATGGCCGACGAGGACGTTCCCCTCTCCGATCTGAGCGGCAACCGCCAGCGCTACGCCCACTTCGGCTACGAGAACGTCGGCACCGAGTACCAGTACAAACTCACCGAGCGATCGTTCGACGGCGACGTGACCGCCTCGGAAGCCGTCGTCGGCTACGACGCCGACGCCCACCTCGAGACGCTTCACGAGATTCACGAGGCCGAACCGTACCGCGTGGTCCGCGACCTGGACGAGACTCGAACCGTCCTCGGACAGCGCGACCTGGAGACGTTCGTTTACGTTGGTGACGGCGGCGACGACGGTACCGATGGTGGTGACGGTAGTGACGACGAGGGCTACGGCGGTGAAGACGTTGGCCAGGGTGGCTACGGTGGCGCAGGAGATCCAGCGTACGTGAGCCTCACCCGAACGAGTCGGAGCCGCACGGTCGAGGAGTTCGGTGGGTCTGAACGCGGCCTCGAGACGCTACTCTCGCACGTCCTGGCGCTGCTCGATCTGAACGACCTGACGGCGCGCGTCCCGCCGTGGCATCCACTCGAGCCGGTCTTCTCCGGCCACAGTCGATTCTGGACGGCGCGCCCGCATCGCAAGTTCCGCATCAACGATCTGCAGGCCGTGCTCGAGGCGTTCGAGGGACAACTCGAGGAGCGCTGGCTCGAGAGCGGGCGATCCGACGAGGGAAGCGTCGAACTCGCTATCGCGGGCGAGCAGTCGGTCCGGATCGTCTACGGTCCCGATGGGGTGTCGGTCGAACCCGGAAGCGACGGGCTGGAGCCGGACGTCGAGTGCGAGCGAACGACGATGTCGTCGCTCCTGTTCGGCATGCACGATCGGTGTGCGCACCTTCGAGCGGGCGATCCGCTGCTCGAGACGGCCCTGCCGCTCAGATTCTTCGTGTGGGCGTCCGAGCACGTCTGA